In a genomic window of Gossypium arboreum isolate Shixiya-1 chromosome 9, ASM2569848v2, whole genome shotgun sequence:
- the LOC108453646 gene encoding uncharacterized protein LOC108453646 isoform X3, translating into MKWELLISVLIALYIMAIPVSAPTFCCRTSTLPAFCVFGKASISIPLCVEKLSSYFGTNGKPIVVLYGLEYAHAISHIKEALVEAMPKTKLELIFADVMCSSINPLKDHRKSNGLGYLGSCSSVNSLGAATGTRCSLGGLIWDLLEGRRVEDYLLLWIGPDNSAFSNVVLTFNGCEIVRYDATEDQLVTDVSQQKRILKRRCAFQLFVLLLTTFLTPSQSLLFLFPIQQHPYQYGIVLLVLHYVTAVSCRYYLVERAKDANMVGILVGTLGVAGYLHMIHQMKELIMLAGKKAYTLVMGRPNPAKLANFPECDVFIYISCAQTALLDSKEFLAPVITPFEAMLAFSRGSQWTGTYVMEFRDLISSSQLEVSKQPEEARFSFLKGGYVEDFELQENGDGDNDGTLALANATEKALQLRNRDPDSLVKGIAKSGAEFFVTRSYHGLETQANSSSPGPYLIGRSGKASGYKDEKSEPETL; encoded by the exons CTACTTTTTGTTGCAGAACCTCAACTCTTCCTGCATTCTGTGTTTTTGGAAAGGCTTCAATCAGCATACCTCTTTGTGTTGAGAAGTTATCAAGTTACTTTGGGACCAATGGAAAACCTATTGTG GTTCTTTATGGGCTAGAGTATGCACATGCGATATCACATATCAAAGAGGCATTGGTGGAAGCTATGCCTAAGACCAAATTGGAGCTCATTTTTGCTGATGTTATGTGTTCCTCTATTAATCCATTAAAAGATCATAGGAAGTCCAACGGACTTGGATATTTGGGCAGCTGTTCTTCTGTTAACAGTTTAGGTGCGGCAACTGGTACTAGGTGTAGTCTAGGAGGCTTGATATGGGATCTACTAGAAGGACGGAGAGTGGAAGATTACTTGCTTTTATGGATTGGGCCTGACAATTCAGCTTTTTCCAATGTTGTGCTGACATTTAATGGCTGTGAGATAG TCAGATATGATGCAACAGAGGATCAATTAGTGACAGATGTTTCACAACAGAAAAGGATCCTTAAGCGTCGGTGTGCATTTCAACTTTTCGTGCTTCTGCTCACTACTTTCCTTACCCCTTCTCAAAGTTTGCTGTTTCTCTTCCCGATTCAGCAACACCCTTATCAATACGGTATTGTGTTACTCGTTTTGCACTATGTGACTGCCGTTTCTTGCAGATATTATCTAGTGGAGAGAGCAAAAGATGCTAATATGGTTGGGATTTTGGTAGGAACTCTTGGTGTGG CTGGCTACCTTCACATGATTCATCAGATGAAGGAACTGATCATGCTTGCTGGGAAAAAGGCCTACACTCTTGTCATGGGAAGACCAAACCCTGCCAAACTTGCTAATTTTCCTGAA TGTGATGTTTTCATCTACATCTCATGTGCGCAAACTGCACTTTTGGATAGCAAAGAGTTCTTAGCACCTGTTATTACTCCATTTGAAGCCATGCTAGCTTTCAGCAG AGGAAGCCAGTGGACGGGAACATATGTAATGGAATTTCGAGATTTAATCAGTTCATCTCAATTGGAGGTAAGTAAGCAACCTGAAGAAGCACGGTTTTCGTTCCTTAAAGGTGGATATGTTGAAGATTTTGAACTCCAAG AGAATGGAGATGGAGATAATGATGGCACTCTTGCCTTAGCTAATGCAACTGAGAAGGCTCTGCAATTGCGTAACCGAGACCCTGATTCTCTTGTCAAAGGAATAGCTAAATCGGGAGCTGAATTTTTTGTTACTCGATCTTATCATGGTCTTGAAACACAAGCCAACAGCTCCTCACCCGGGCCATATTTAATTGGAAGAAGTGGAAAGGCATCAGGCTACAAAGATGAGAAAAGTGAGCCTGAAACTTTGTAA
- the LOC108452824 gene encoding LEAF RUST 10 DISEASE-RESISTANCE LOCUS RECEPTOR-LIKE PROTEIN KINASE-like 2.5, which yields MHHQPFISTPSISISIFTLLLFIIFLLPVSYTQDEPRLTQCFKSFDCGNVKSLVFPFWKEGSPEYCHQEGFEVTECEDGHQPVISIGETKFRLVSVDLVNFRMTITREDLWDQVCSSDASRITNVTLGYSFLRYSDKNRNLTFFYNCEPSVAAPPASAQFRCAQGLVPVYAADLVDRGSYEQFFRSCHGGPIQVQVNERAFQQLKNGSLGNVDSEGLGFDVFYPLADLFCEKCKMQNGSCENMASPQYPICKHPGKGSLLKKLTIGLGSAATGLLITVISILFFRRKISTTFYCKFRNIDQDIEAFLKNNGGLVPKRYSYSDIKKMTSSFKEKLGKGGYGSVYKGKLPDGRLVAVKLLNTSKGDGQEFINEVASISRTSHVNVVTLLGFCLEGGKRALIYEFMPNGSLEKFIYDYEQNISKDNRQHLTVKDLYQIAIGIARGLEYLHLGCSTRILHFDIKPHNILLDDQFCPKISDFGLAKLCGRTDSMVSMLEARGTIGYIAPEVFCRNIGCVSHKSDVYSYGMMILEMGGGRKNLDVGVHHTSEIYFPQWIYEHIEQGNIEPELLGLVSKEETEIARKMIVVGLWCIQTNPKDRPSISKVKEMLESTQPLQIPPKP from the exons atgcaTCATCAACCCTTCATTTCAACACCTTCCATCTCCATCTCCATCTTCACTTTGTTGTTGTTTATCATCTTCCTCCTCCCAGTATCATACACCCAAGATGAACCCAGGCTTACGCAGTGTTTTAAAAGTTTTGATTGTGGAAACGTAAAGAGCCTGGTGTTCCCCTTTTGGAAAGAGGGTAGTCCTGAATATTGTCACCAAGAAGGCTTCGAGGTGACCGAATGTGAAGATGGTCATCAGCCAGTCATCAGTATTGGTGAGACTAAATTCCGATTGGTTTCTGTGGATCTGGTCAATTTTAGAATGACAATCACTAGGGAGGATTTGTGGGATCAAGTTTGTAGTTCAGATGCCAGTCGTATAACAAATGTGACTCTGGGATACTCTTTCCTGCGCTATTCCGATAAAAAccgaaaccttaccttcttttaCAATTGCGAGCCATCAGTAGCAGCACCACCAGCTTCAGCTCAATTCCGGTGCGCCCAAGGGTTAGTTCCAGTCTATGCGGCTGATTTAGTGGATAGAGGTTCTTATGAACAGTTTTTTcgctcttgccatggcggccctATCCAGGTTCAGGTTAATGAGAGGGCTTTCCAACAACTGAAGAATGGGAGCCTGGGAAACGTTGACTCTGAGGGTCTGGGATTTGATGTGTTCTATCCTTTGGCTGACCTTTTCTGCGAGAAATGCAAGATGCAGAACGGTTCATGCGAAAACATGGCCTCACCTCAATATCCTATCTGTAAACATCCTG GAAAAGGTTCTCTCTTAAAAAAGCTTACAATAG GCCTTGGTAGTGCAGCAACTGGTCTACTGATCACCGTTATCAGCATTCTATTTTTCAGAAGAAAAATCTCGACTACCTTTTATTGTAAGTTTAGAAACATAGATCAAGATATTGAGGCTTTCCTAAAAAACAATGGAGGTTTAGTTCCTAAAAGATACAGTTATTCAGACATCAAGAAAATGACCAGCTCATTTAAAGAAAAGCTAGGCAAAGGAGGTTACGGTAGTGTTTACAAAGGGAAGCTACCCGACGGCCGCCTTGTTGCTGTGAAACTGCTTAATACATCCAAAGGAGATGGTCAAGAATTTATCAATGAGGTTGCTAGTATTAGTCGTACCTCTCATGTTAATGTTGTCACCCTTTTAGGCTTTTGTTTAGAGGGCGGAAAAAGAGCCTTGATTTATGAGTTCATGCCCAACGGATCGTTAGAAAAATTCATCTATGACTATGAACAAAATATTTCCAAAGATAATCGTCAGCACTTGACAGTAAAAGACTTGTATCAAATTGCAATCGGAATAGCCCGTGGGCTCGAGTACTTACACCTTGGCTGCAGCACTCGGATTCTGCATTTCGACATAAAGCCTCATAATATTCTTCTAGATGATCAATTTTGCCCGAAAATCTCTGATTTTGGGCTTGCGAAACTGTGTGGGAGGACTGATAGTATGGTATCTATGTTGGAAGCTAGAGGAACAATTGGTTACATAGCTCCAGAAGTATTTTGCAGGAACATTGGATGTGTTTCGCATAAATCAGATGTGTATAGCTATGGCATGATGATTCTAGAGATGGGTGGAGGCAGAAAGAACCTAGATGTTGGGGTACATCACACCAGCGAGATATATTTTCCGCAATGGATTTATGAGCATATTGAACAAGGCAATATTGAACCGGAATTGCTTGGTCTTGTGAGCAAAGAAGAAACAGAGATTGCGAGGAAGATGATAGTAGTTGGGCTGTGGTGCATACAAACAAATCCTAAAGACCGACCTTCCATAAGTAAGGTGAAAGAGATGCTGGAAAGCACACAACCGTTGCAAATTCCACCAAAGCCTTAG
- the LOC108450367 gene encoding LEAF RUST 10 DISEASE-RESISTANCE LOCUS RECEPTOR-LIKE PROTEIN KINASE-like 1.2 — translation MHHQPFISTPSISISIFTLLLFIIFHLPVSYTQDEPRLTQCFKSFDCGNVKSLVFPFWKEGSPEYCHQEGFEVTECEDGHQPVISIGETKFRLVSVDLVNFRMTITREDLWDQVCSSDASRITNVTLGYSFLRYSDKNRNLTFFYNCEPSVAAPPASAQFRCAQGLVPVYAADLVDRGSYEQFFRSCHGGPIQVQVNERAFQQLKNGSLGNVDSEGLGFDVFYPLADLFCEKCKMQNGSCENMASPQYPICKHPGEGLDVRTKLIVGFCAGAGGVLITSLFFYCWLRHRRGKGFFKSSFITGKSYLDRSLASDYEKGDSFACVHVFTYKELEEATNNFDSNRELGDGGFGTVYYGKLRDSRTVAVKRLYENNYRRVEQFMNEVDILTRLRHPNLVSLYGCTSRHSRELLLVYEYVENGTVADHLHGECAKPGALPWHIRLDIAIETASALKYLHASDIIHRDVKTNNILLDNYFHVKVGDFGLSRLFPTDVTHVSTAPQGTPGYVDPEYHQCYQLTSKSDVFSFGVVLTELISSKPAVDIMRHRHEINLWNMAINKIQNRALHELVDPSLEFETDEKVRKKITLVAEVAFQCLQNEKDMRPTMAQVFEALVGIQNEEYKKEKGEEIEMEAAGDEGGLLKSTAVPHSPDSVMIKWVSNGSSSTTTTTPSF, via the exons atgcaTCATCAACCCTTCATTTCAACACCTTCCATCTCCATCTCCATCTTCACTTTGTTGTTGTTTATCATCTTCCACCTCCCAGTATCATACACCCAAGATGAACCCAGGCTTACGCAGTGTTTTAAAAGTTTTGATTGTGGAAACGTAAAGAGCCTGGTGTTCCCCTTTTGGAAAGAGGGTAGTCCTGAATATTGTCACCAAGAAGGCTTCGAGGTGACCGAATGTGAAGATGGTCATCAGCCAGTCATCAGTATTGGTGAGACTAAATTCCGATTGGTTTCTGTGGATCTGGTCAATTTTAGAATGACAATCACTAGGGAGGATTTGTGGGATCAAGTTTGTAGTTCAGATGCCAGTCGTATAACAAATGTGACTCTGGGATACTCTTTCCTGCGCTATTCCGATAAAAAccgaaaccttaccttcttttaCAATTGCGAGCCATCAGTAGCAGCACCACCAGCTTCAGCTCAATTCCGGTGCGCCCAAGGGTTAGTTCCAGTCTATGCGGCTGATTTAGTGGATAGAGGTTCTTATGAACAGTTTTTTcgctcttgccatggcggccctATCCAAGTTCAGGTTAATGAGAGGGCTTTCCAACAACTGAAGAATGGGAGCCTGGGAAACGTTGACTCTGAGGGTCTGGGATTTGATGTGTTCTATCCTTTGGCTGACCTTTTCTGCGAGAAATGCAAGATGCAGAACGGTTCATGCGAAAACATGGCCTCACCTCAATATCCTATCTGTAAACATCCTG gCGAAGGCTTAGACGTGAGAACAAAGCTGATCGTTG GTTTCTGTGCCGGTGCTGGAGGTGTACTAATCACCAGCCTCTTCTTCTATTGCTGGTTACGTCACCGCCGTGGTAAAGGGTTCTTTAAATCATCTTTCATAACCGGCAAGAGTTATTTGGACCGCTCTTTGGCGAGCGATTATGAGAAAGGTGATAGCTTTGCTTGTGTCCATGTCTTCACCTACAAGGAACTTGAAGAAGCTACCAACAATTTCGATTCCAATAGGGAACTTGGTGATGGAGGCTTTGGAACTGTCTATTATG GCAAACTTCGGGACAGTCGCACTGTTGCTGTTAAACGCTTATATGAAAACAACTACAGGAGAGTTGAGCAATTCATGAATGAAGTTGACATCCTAACTCGGTTGCGCCATCCAAATCTTGTCTCACTTTATGGATGCACCTCTCGGCACAGTCGGGAACTCTTGCTTGTATACGAATATGTTGAGAACGGCACTGTCGCGGACCACCTTCATGGTGAATGTGCTAAACCCGGGGCACTCCCTTGGCACATTCGGTTAGACATAGCCATAGAGACCGCAAGTGCATTAAAATATCTCCATGCTTCGGATATCATTCACCGTGATGTGAAAACCAACAACATCCTTCTCGACAACTATTTTCATGTTAAAGTCGGGGATTTCGGACTGTCTCGACTCTTTCCAACTGATGTTACACATGTTTCAACCGCTCCACAAGGCACTCCCGGTTATGTCGATCCCGAATATCACCAGTGCTACCAGCTTACTAGCAAGAGCGATGTATTCAGCTTCGGGGTCGTACTAACCGAGCTAATATCATCGAAACCAGCCGTGGACATCATGAGGCACCGCCATGAAATTAACTTGTGGAACATGGCAATCAACAAGATACAAAACCGGGCATTGCACGAGCTAGTGGATCCATCTCTCGAGTTCGAAACGGATGAAAAGGTTCGGAAAAAGATAACCTTAGTGGCAGAGGTGGCGTTCCAGTGCCTTCAAAACGAGAAAGACATGAGGCCGACAATGGCTCAAGTGTTTGAGGCTTTAGTGGGCATACAAAATGAGGAATACAAGAAAGAAAAGGGTGAAGAAATAGAAATGGAAGCAGCAGGGGACGAGGGTGGGTTGTTGAAGAGTACAGCAGTGCCTCATTCTCCAGATTCTGTGATGATAAAATGGGTTAGCAATGGCAGCTCTTCTACAACTACTACAACACCAAGTTTCTAA